One region of Drosophila kikkawai strain 14028-0561.14 chromosome 2R, DkikHiC1v2, whole genome shotgun sequence genomic DNA includes:
- the LOC108073116 gene encoding hepatic lectin: MRCFIIFCILTIYLSKSHSAGCVGDECQTQCAAYCFGVLSPCMSNLAILQKRTEACEAAVTIARIALTDKRLETFGAPLTSQQDRENRSQLLLPANLTKKAETFMQLGTKFYYIEKELKLNWHDALGKCHKMGGHLASPQNQEELDAFNNRLSGLHRYWIDVTNQFKEDEYVSFTTASAAKFLRWAEGEPTKDGKCVDIRTYNGKTTMNDNTCSVNLYFICEKSNDL; the protein is encoded by the exons ATGCGctgctttattattttctgcaTATTAACCATTTACCTAAGCAAGAGCCATTCTGCAGGCTGTGTG GGCGATGAGTGTCAAACCCAGTGTGCCGCCTACTGTTTTGGTGTTCTGAGTCCCTGCATGTCCAACCTGGCCATCCTGCAGAAGCGAACGGAGGCCTGCGAGGCTGCTGTGACCATAGCTAGGATAGCCCTCACGGACAAGAGATTGGAGACCTTTGGTGCTCCTTTGACCAGCCAACAGGATAGGGAAAATAGATCCCAGTTACTCCTGCCAGCAAACCTAACCAAAAAAGCCGAAACCTTCATGCAACTGGGCACTAAGTTTTATTATATCGAAAAGGAACTCAAGTTGAACTGGCACGATGCCTTGGGTAAGTGTCACAAGATGGGTGGCCACCTGGCCAGTCCCCAGAACCAGGAAGAGCTGGATGCCTTCAACAATAGGCTGAGTGGCCTGCATCGCTACTGGATCGATGTGACCAATCAGTTCAAGGAGGACGAGTATGTGTCCTTCACCACAGCCTCCGCAGCGAAGTTCCTGCGCTGGGCGGAGGGAGAACCCACCAAGGATGGCAAGTGTGTGGATATTCGTACTTATAATGGCAAGACCACCATGAACGATAACACTTGCTCggttaatttgtattttatatgcGAAAAGTCTAATGATTTATAG